DNA from Kryptolebias marmoratus isolate JLee-2015 linkage group LG8, ASM164957v2, whole genome shotgun sequence:
CTACTGGCTACATGAACCTGTCCAACAGCACTCTTTGTGAGCTGAGCACTTGTCATTGTAGCCCCTGATGATTGTGAGGAAGTCAGAACAGGAGAAAGTTGGATGTTTCCAGCTGACACCTGGATAGAGCCCACCATGGTGACCGACTGTGACACCACTGTTGTATTGGGAGCCATAGAAGAACCTGTGACCTGGAAAACTGGGTTGATAAATACAGGAGTGGTTGTGATAAACTGAGCAGGTCGTGGGCCGGAGCTCTGCTGTCTGATGTCTTGAGCTCTAATGTTCTTGTTCGGGACAGCCATCATAGTGGATACCATAGATGCGGACACCTGTGAAGTGGGGGCAGAAGTGATGGGGTTTGGCGCAAACAACACTCTGATTTGATTGGGGGAAATGTTGGTTGACGACGCAGGGATTTGTATGACTGAGGGAACACTTGTCACAGGTTTAGGACTGGGACTTGGTTTAAGAGCTGAATTGGGTGGGTTTACAACAGAGCTGGTACTAACAGCTGAGGCAGAACTGGTCTGACCAGAAGTGACTGTACTGGTGCTAAGACCTGGGGTTGCATTAGTGTTAGTGCTGACTGAGCTGGAAAGACTGGCCACTGAATTTATGCTTGAATTCGGATTTACAAGACTAGAGATGGGGTTTGGGTTCAGGCCAAGAGGAGTACTCAAGTTTACATTAGTGGACAGGTGTGAGCTGGGGACTGAAGTAAGCTGCAAGGCAGGACTGCTAGTAGGAATACAAGGAGCCGGTTTAGATTTAGCCTCAGTTTCATGTACAGCGGCAGTGGTaacaacagatgaaaaactcTGGGAATTAGCGGGAAGTGGTCTGTCTGGATCCAAAGCAGATTTAGGGCTGTCTTTTCCTATGACAACAGTACTACTCTGAGCTGGTCGAAGTGGCATGTTTGCAACACCTGTGTTATCTAGTAACTGATTAAGGGATGTTGGAGCTGATCTGAGAGCAGGTGAAACCTCAGGATCCTGTATAGGTGTTTGGTGCGTTGAATGTCTATCGGCCGTGCTTGCCTGCACTTCTGCATCAGGTTTAGGCTGCTGGGGTGCTGCCAGACGAGGACTTGTTATTCTGGGGGCGGATAAATCCCTGAATGGTTGGGACTGAGGTTGAGGTGTTTGTCGCTCAACTGTATGCATTCCCTGATTTTCCCTGACTCCATCAGCTGGGTTGCCGTGAATCCCATGAAGGGGGCTTTGGGTCTGCTGCGCCTCCATGCCTCCACTTAGTTGTGACGGCAAAGATACTGGACTCTGAGGTACTGAAGGGCTTAGCATCATTGTTTGCCCTTGAGGGTTTCCTAACTGCTGCTGGTGTGGAGGGCAGTTGACTGTAATTTTTGCCCCCTTTTGTCTTCCTGGACTTGGTGTGGCCGACTTGCGACTAGATGCTGGACTTGACCTGCGACTATTGCTAGGACTTGCCCTCTTACTCTGGCCTCcaggttgtttgtcttgtttcgTACCTAAACCCCCCACACCAGGCCCAGAAGACATCTGACTGTTAGTGTTATTTCCTCCTACGTTGccattgttattgtttgttagAGTTAAACTAGGAGGAGCCTGCCCGATTGCTTTCAGAGTTGTTGGGTTCAAACCCTGTTGGTCAAATCCCCTGTTAAGGTTTGGCTGTCTTGGAGGGAGAGGAATGTTAATTTTAGGGGGAAACAGTCCAGCAATTGAAGCATTTAGCCTCTCAGGTGAAAGGTTAATTTCTGAGGGCTCAGTACTGGGTGGGCGATTAGTTGGAGTTAGAGGATGATGATATGGTCTCGGGCTGGCTCTGTTGGGGGTTTTAGGCCTGGAGCTCTGTGAGGTTGTAGGAGCATTAGGAAAATGAAGGCTAGACATGTGACCTCCTTGTTGAGGCTGAGTGGGTAACTGCTGCTGGGGACTGGCCCCAGTATGTTGGGGCATTTGTGTTTGACCTGAGCCTTGCTTCATCATATGAGCATTGGAACTCTGGCTGGACACAACCTGTTGTGTCCCATTTCCTGGCTGTGTCCCAATTTCTGAGCCACCAGGCCTGTCCTGCTTTGAGAGGACACCTGTAGTGACCTCATCTGATCCCGTGCCCTGGGTACCCTGCCCTACATCAGGATGGGACATTCTCCGTGCAGCACCTGCAAGCTGGAAAAGGAGAAATTAAATTCAATGAGTGCACAAGtttctaaattaaaactgaaagtggCACATtcacatatttatatttttatatcattGATTGATCATGATTTGTACATTACTAGTTGCCTTTTACCTGTTGGTTCACCATCATGGGCATCCCCCTGGCTTTGTCAGGTGATGGTGGCACGCTTCCATGTCCAGGAAGGCTGATCATTACAGGCATGTTGCTTTGCTGTGAAACAGGGTGTCTTTGCACCTCTGTAGGATTGGCCAATCCCCGAGGAGGGAGCTGGCCTCCTGGGGGCATGGGCATCCGATTCTTTGCCTGCTCCTGCTGCATCTtaagcatcatcatcatctgctgttgttgctgctgctagAATGTAAAACGGAGAGCAACATTAACTAAAGATAGAAAACATGCTGTGTTTACACCAAACACCATCAAGTACGCATATAATACCTGCTGTTGCAGGTGTGTCTGCtgagactgctgctgctgcagctgatgagGATGCATCTGTGGCTGGCCTTGACCTGATGTTTGTGGCCCTGTCATCCCTTGCTGCCCTTGAGCATTCTGAAGAGCCTgcatcatctgctgctgctgttgcatttgttgttgttgttgtaattgttgctgttgctgctgttgcaTCTGTTGCATCTGCTGTTGCAtttgctgctgatgctgcatttgctgttgctgtaAATGCTGTTGCTGCATGTGCTGCatctgatgttgttgttgttgttgttgttgttgttgctgctgctgcataaACTGCATGGGGACTTGCTGCAGAACTCTCTGCTCtcctgtttgactgggaaagcctattgaaaacagaaagagggacataattattattataatgcTCCAACccattattataattattgtattattttatttttattatatttatattcttatatttttatattactgGACCTTTTATGTGTACAGCcctttttaaaagtgctttgttaAATCTGActtatacaataaaaaaaacatttacagcatgCATGACTAAAAAATGGTCCAAaataattaactaaaaaaaaataattacaatacaATAACTCTGTAATTTACCAGCAGGCCTGTTGGCAAAATCAGGGAGTTTCTGGGCTGAATTTTCTGAGTTCAAACCCTGCTCCCCACCCAGATTTGGCACTTCAGAATCTTCCATCCCAGCAGCCCCATCTAGACCGCTACGagacaaaaaatatgaattatcCAATAACGATAAGCCTGAAGCATTTAACCTAATTAAAACATAACACATCTGAATTATTACCCAGGTCCCTCTACTTGCGGTTGTCCGTCATTTTCTTTGGGCTTCTTTTTTCGCAcaggtttcttctttttaggcTTGGCCTGATTGTCCCCACCCGCCCCCTGTTTTCCTCCTGGTCCAAACTGGCTTGCTGAGATATCACTCTGCAGCAGATTAACCAGCAATGGGCTAGTCAGTGTAACATCTTTACTAACTGGAAAGCCACCTGGCTGTCCGCAAGGTCCTCCAATTGGCATTTGACCTGGGAACTGTGGGTTGAAGTTCATGCCATGACCTGCGAAGTGTCCATTTCCCATCTGCATATGCTGAGGGCCTCCAATCATGCCTTGCTGCTGCTGTGCCTGCATATCAGGGACCATTTGCTGTACACCCATGTCTCCTGCCCCACTATTTGGATCTCCTATGACATGTTGGTGCTGCTGAGCtgcctgttgttgttgttgcaacatagcttgttgttgtttctgctgttgctgctgaaactgctgctgctgtaactgttgctgttgttgttggatGAGATGATGACCAGCAGGGAGTCTCATCTGTTGCCCATGCATGCTCATAGTCTGATTAGGATTGCCAGAGATTGGAACCTGTTGGGGCTGTTGCTGGTTCATCTGCTggtgttgctgctgttgttgtaattgctgctgctgcagctgatgctgttgttgttgttgttgtaattgctgctgctgaagttgAACCaattgctgctgctgctgtggagtCATCTGCTGTGGGACCTGTCCCTGAAACTGAGCCATATTTCCAGGAACATTTGGTGAAGGGCCACGCATCATCTGACCAGGCATAACCCCAGGTGGAATCTTGCCTCCAAATGCCTGCTTGTTTCCTTGCATCTGATTGGCAACCATTTGCTCCAACATAGaattttgttgctgctgctgctgttgctgctgctgctgctgcaggagcatGGCATGGTGCCCTTGGCCTCCAACCATCTGACCCTGCCCATGCATCACCCCCTGGCCTTGCTGTGGCATCATTTGCTTAGGTGGGGTCATCCCTCCTCTCTGCCCTTGACCAATGGGCCTTGAAAGAACAGTCTGACCTCCACCCTGGCCTTGAACCATCTGGCTGGGGGAGGAGGACACAGGCTGGGCCTGATGCTGGAGGCCCATCATCTGGGTCTGGAGGCCAGGCTGCTGCTGGCCCATGCTAGGTCCAGCTGTTGTACCAGGAGGTGGACCTGCCATGCTACTTTGCACAGCCATAACATTAGGTTGGACATGGGGTGGTCCCTGCATGGAGTTTGGTGCAGAGGCTGATGGCTGGGTTCCTGGTGTAAAATGAAAACGAAAGATTAGTGCCTCTTACAACACGTAATAAGCTGATGGTGAAATTATAAGccttgataaaaaataaaaaaaacctcaaacgGCAATAATAAGTCACGTTTAAAGgttctcattttaaatgaatgtattGGTGCAACCAATTATGttttcacatatatatataaatatatatgcacacacacacaataaatataTACTGTCGTTAGTAAACCACACTTTATCATAGCGCTCCTCTTTTTTGTACTTGCGGTATAAGATTTTAATTAAGTTAAAATTGTGCGTGTTTGTATTCCTTTTGAACCAGATAAGAAGAAAAATTTAGCAATTTTGAAAACCTAATTTTAGGATCtggttttataaatataaataaaattgtattttctaGATGGTCcacatttcattttgtcttGAACTTGTCTATTTTCCATGAAATTTTCTTAAGGGCCCACAGCATAAGATACCAAAACAAGCTAAATGGCCTGGTACAGGAACTGGACTGAAAAGgtgaaaaggagaagaaaactTGGAccccaaagtccaaagaaagaaaagtaggAAACTACAGCTCAAAACCACTTCAAAAGGTTAATGGTCTGCCTccttaaaagctaaatttaaaaagatgagGGGTGGCTAAAGACCTTTTTATGGAGTAATACAACACTGTATGTATGGTAAATGCTATTTATAGCATCCTTGTTCAAGTATAAGTCCAAccacaaatattgttttctgACAATGTATTTATACTCCACACTAAAGGAAAAAGGAGCCATCTTGGAGGATTCCCacacttttattaatttttgccAAAATGTTATATATTGTAGATCAATATAATGTATTCTCTTAAAACGAACCACACATCTGCTGTGTCATACTTTTACCTGTGTGAGTCATTGCTTGGTTGCTCTGTAGCTGCTGACTGGCTCCACCACCAGGGGCTCCTGGAGTGCTCGCACTCACCTGACCTTGGACAAAGTTTGGAGTTGGAAAGCCCATAGGACGCTTTGCCATGCCTGCAATCAGTGGTTACtagttttgttataaaaaagtaaattgcAAAATATATCCTTGTTTTATagcaaatcttttaaaatgactagAATACAAATTTTCTTCGATTTGCATTTCAATCACTGAAACACGGCACTAAGAATTACTCACCTGGGTGAACTTGGGCCCCAGGCTGTCCATGCTGGGGCATTCCTATGAATCCTTGCTGCATGTTACCCTGTTGACCGAGGGCTGCTCTACCTGGTGAACCAACACCCTGAGGGAAACCCTGTGGAGTGGTAGGTCTCTGAGCCATCATGGGAGGTGTTCCTGGAGAACCCTGCTGAAAAGGAGATGAGGATGATCCAGGGGACTTGGCAGTGAGGTTGCCCTGTGGTCCAGTAGTTGATGGAAGAGGTGGTGGGGGCCTGGGTGGTCCAGTAACCCCAACGGGACCAGCTTGCTGGCTTTTAGGTTGGGGAGCAGCAAACTGACCCATTCCCgcctgctgttgctgctgtaacTGTCCTTGACCCATGACATTGAATAACTGCCCTGCCTGCTGGCTGCCAAATGGATATGGGGGTGGAGGATGATTGGGGGTCTGAACTGTAGCTAGAGAGGGTGGACGTTGAACCATTTGGCCCTGGGGTGGAAGTTTTCTCCACGCAGGACCTCCCTGAGCCGCTGGTGGCTGAAGTACACCAGATGGCAACTGATTCCAACCAGGTGCAGCCATTTGGCCTGAAGGGTTGAATGGAGGTCTGGGTCCGAGCTGGGAGAGCTGAACTTGCTGCTGGGCCTGCTGCTGTTGATGATGCTgttgctggagctgctgcagtgCAGCCGGGTTGAGGGGTCTCCCTCCCTGCAGAGCCTGCATGTGAAGAGCAGCTTGAGAGGGCATGGGGCCTGAACCATGGGGGGCAACCTGTTGatgttgaagctgctgctgctgctgctgaacggACATAACCGGCATCAACGGATCCATCATATCTGCGAGTACAGAAGGCAAAGTGCATCTATTACTGTCTCGTCAAAGGTGTGATTTGGTAAATTTCTGTAATCAAATCATTTGAtatgcaaaaactaaaataagatgGAGACCTGTTTGTGAAGGTGGCCTTTGAACACGAGGATGCATTTGTCCACTACTGCCTGGCAACATAGCCTGACCAACCATGCCTGGGCCAGGAGGAACCATAGATGGATTGGCCATCCTTACCCCTCCTTGTTGacataaatgtatatttagTAAATAAGCATAAATAAGCAAACGGCCATGTTGCTCAAGTAACTAAAAAATTattgagaacaaaaaaaataagaccaAATGCTAGagattacaaaaataaacaagccgcatattttgctcatttttatctTCAACTGGTTCTGATAGCGAGAAAGTTCTTTTTCGTACTTTAAAGTACAGTCTAGTTATTCGAGTTAAATTCAGCAGACAGATACCTGGACCAGGCTGGCCTGGAAAGCCACCATCCATTCTCATCTGACCAGGTGCACCAATTGGTCCGTTCACTCGGACTTCTTGTCCTCTATTTGGTCCCACAGCCACGTTAATTGCTCCCTCCCCTGAACACAAAGatgaaaatgacattattacATCAATTACGTTTTAAGTGCATCAGACAAGCTGACTAAAGAAGAAAGGTGAAGGAATTCTTTCTACTGAGTCTGAACTGCTTACCTTCTATTTGCACAGAGAGAATACCCAggtctctgagctgctgctgattgtTCTGGGCCAACAGTCTGAGTCGCTCAGCAGCGTCACGAGGAATGTTGAAGGTAACACGGACGCTGTTCCATGGCTCCACACGCTGCGGTTGCAGCCTCTCAGAGTCTGAAAGACGACGATCTGATGAACACAGCTGGCTTTGCAATTAATTCAATGCTGCCTCACTATACTTCCCTGAGCCGcctgctggttaaaaaaaatgctaaaaagcCAAGCTACTGCTGGATATCTAATCTGTGAGGGGCACTTAAGAATTTCCATTAATATCTACGGCATTTCTACATATTCActttcagagaaaacttcactgtTGTTAATACACAATTATGCAAGAGgataatataaaaagtaaaagaaaaaaagaaaactaacccATATTAAGCATGTTAGGTATCCCATTTAGGACAGTGTCAAGTTTCTGAGTGAAGTCCTCATCTTCCATGTTCCCTTGAAAGGCAACAAACACCGTGAAGTCTTCACACTCCCCGCTATTTTCATTCATGCCACCCATCTCCACgtcttcatcttcttcagccACACTGTGCTGATTGTAGGCATCAGCATCTTCTCCAGCATCCTCCCCAACACCAGAGTCCCCGTCCGATTCATTATCAGGCTCCAGGTACTCGGTCTTCTGGGACATCTCAGGTGGGGAATGTTGGTGAGCCATCCTCCTCCCCTCGAGTTAGGAGTGGCGCCTGGACAGTTTTATGCTGCGATCACACATTACACAGACTGAAATTACAAACACCATCTCACACGGCAACGCAAGACACTGCAAGGGTTACAAAATGGGACAGTCGGCTGATGGATGTAGACCAGATACCTAATAATAAGATTGTACGCGAAATTCAGGTGCGACAAAGTAGGGCAAACATAAAATCATCTTCTTCCAATCTGAAAAccacataaaacaaatacaaggaCGTAACCACAGAGAGGTACACACACCTGGAAGTGACATCTTTAGACAGTGTTCAACTTATCctagcaaaaatattgtgggaTTACAGGCGCTGTGGATTTTAAGAGGCGTGTGACTTCTATCGATGCTAGTTAGGTTTACGTATCATAAATGTATTTGCATAAACGATGGTTAGCTTGGTTAAATCAACGGCCCTGCAGGACTACGGGCCTCAGCACAACTGGAAGCTAACAGACAGCCAAGAAAATTATCTCAGGACATTTATACGTCTTATAATAACATTCATATCCATGGTGGTGCAAGCAGCGGCCACATATCTAATTTAACCGTCTTCCCCAGCACAATGAAAGGAGGTGAAATTAACGTCAAAGCAGTTCCTGCTGGCCTCTTTCCGACAACTCCAGTTAGCAAACGTTAGCTTCGTAGCTACTGCTAGCACAGCCGGTAATTAAACCCGAGTGCATCCGAGCAGCGAGTCTTAGCTCAcgatttcatttagtttaactTCCTACATATCGTCGTGATTCAAAAAGCAAACACCTTACCAAACATATTAGTCTAGAAATATTTTCAACCAGTCGACATCGGCTTGCTAGACAGGCTAACAAAACATGAGATTCACACAAGTTAGTGCAAAACCGCTGCTTCCGGTTCtggttttcaaagtaaaacccGGAATGAGGAaattaaatgaagtaaaaatgaaatggaCCAAAAACAACTCCACATAGTtgttcatttgactttttttttttaaattaaagttaaatgcATAATTTTCTGACTAACAACCTCCAGCTTaattactgttattattattattattattattattaaactatcTAAATTTGC
Protein-coding regions in this window:
- the ncoa6 gene encoding nuclear receptor coactivator 6 isoform X1, coding for MAHQHSPPEMSQKTEYLEPDNESDGDSGVGEDAGEDADAYNQHSVAEEDEDVEMGGMNENSGECEDFTVFVAFQGNMEDEDFTQKLDTVLNGIPNMLNMDSERLQPQRVEPWNSVRVTFNIPRDAAERLRLLAQNNQQQLRDLGILSVQIEGEGAINVAVGPNRGQEVRVNGPIGAPGQMRMDGGFPGQPGPGGVRMANPSMVPPGPGMVGQAMLPGSSGQMHPRVQRPPSQTDMMDPLMPVMSVQQQQQQLQHQQVAPHGSGPMPSQAALHMQALQGGRPLNPAALQQLQQQHHQQQQAQQQVQLSQLGPRPPFNPSGQMAAPGWNQLPSGVLQPPAAQGGPAWRKLPPQGQMVQRPPSLATVQTPNHPPPPYPFGSQQAGQLFNVMGQGQLQQQQQAGMGQFAAPQPKSQQAGPVGVTGPPRPPPPLPSTTGPQGNLTAKSPGSSSSPFQQGSPGTPPMMAQRPTTPQGFPQGVGSPGRAALGQQGNMQQGFIGMPQHGQPGAQVHPGMAKRPMGFPTPNFVQGQVSASTPGAPGGGASQQLQSNQAMTHTGTQPSASAPNSMQGPPHVQPNVMAVQSSMAGPPPGTTAGPSMGQQQPGLQTQMMGLQHQAQPVSSSPSQMVQGQGGGQTVLSRPIGQGQRGGMTPPKQMMPQQGQGVMHGQGQMVGGQGHHAMLLQQQQQQQQQQQQNSMLEQMVANQMQGNKQAFGGKIPPGVMPGQMMRGPSPNVPGNMAQFQGQVPQQMTPQQQQQLVQLQQQQLQQQQQQHQLQQQQLQQQQQHQQMNQQQPQQVPISGNPNQTMSMHGQQMRLPAGHHLIQQQQQQLQQQQFQQQQQKQQQAMLQQQQQAAQQHQHVIGDPNSGAGDMGVQQMVPDMQAQQQQGMIGGPQHMQMGNGHFAGHGMNFNPQFPGQMPIGGPCGQPGGFPVSKDVTLTSPLLVNLLQSDISASQFGPGGKQGAGGDNQAKPKKKKPVRKKKPKENDGQPQVEGPGGLDGAAGMEDSEVPNLGGEQGLNSENSAQKLPDFANRPAGFPSQTGEQRVLQQVPMQFMQQQQQQQQQQQQHQMQHMQQQHLQQQQMQHQQQMQQQMQQMQQQQQQQLQQQQQMQQQQQMMQALQNAQGQQGMTGPQTSGQGQPQMHPHQLQQQQSQQTHLQQQQQQQQQMMMMLKMQQEQAKNRMPMPPGGQLPPRGLANPTEVQRHPVSQQSNMPVMISLPGHGSVPPSPDKARGMPMMVNQQLAGAARRMSHPDVGQGTQGTGSDEVTTGVLSKQDRPGGSEIGTQPGNGTQQVVSSQSSNAHMMKQGSGQTQMPQHTGASPQQQLPTQPQQGGHMSSLHFPNAPTTSQSSRPKTPNRASPRPYHHPLTPTNRPPSTEPSEINLSPERLNASIAGLFPPKINIPLPPRQPNLNRGFDQQGLNPTTLKAIGQAPPSLTLTNNNNGNVGGNNTNSQMSSGPGVGGLGTKQDKQPGGQSKRASPSNSRRSSPASSRKSATPSPGRQKGAKITVNCPPHQQQLGNPQGQTMMLSPSVPQSPVSLPSQLSGGMEAQQTQSPLHGIHGNPADGVRENQGMHTVERQTPQPQSQPFRDLSAPRITSPRLAAPQQPKPDAEVQASTADRHSTHQTPIQDPEVSPALRSAPTSLNQLLDNTGVANMPLRPAQSSTVVIGKDSPKSALDPDRPLPANSQSFSSVVTTAAVHETEAKSKPAPCIPTSSPALQLTSVPSSHLSTNVNLSTPLGLNPNPISSLVNPNSSINSVASLSSSVSTNTNATPGLSTSTVTSGQTSSASAVSTSSVVNPPNSALKPSPSPKPVTSVPSVIQIPASSTNISPNQIRVLFAPNPITSAPTSQVSASMVSTMMAVPNKNIRAQDIRQQSSGPRPAQFITTTPVFINPVFQVTGSSMAPNTTVVSQSVTMVGSIQVSAGNIQLSPVLTSSQSSGATMTSAQLTKSAVGQVHVASSMPSSVSVGTLIAAQQINQGNIKMEHLGETSSTPKSALPVCQPPPHPSQSVSSSFQPPLASPPPCSSPGAVNTVRKSPVSPSPAAHVKNKPASTPVSVSGTVDSQQSAVERPIQGHPGTVPPQVFIPPASSAVQTEAQAPHTTAVGSNKTVVSSQVLSQVTVPTQIVGQAPVLTSASVSSQPQAVNSQAPIVTAVGTTTGVSSSTLLTTVTPAQTPVPSVVPIVAAPGPVEVSHITCTPAAVPSGGPSGQPDPPAAEPSVPAAAAPAESTQTTSAPLQQEASQEPGTAEKTSEEFSTGSEQGWAKKRTTPINLVPRAAVEKPKGPSRRSSRAEKEVEEEPVADSGIRKRPARPGTSAAVKETAASPTQTKRRKSK